A genome region from Oncorhynchus gorbuscha isolate QuinsamMale2020 ecotype Even-year linkage group LG26, OgorEven_v1.0, whole genome shotgun sequence includes the following:
- the LOC124015144 gene encoding non-structural maintenance of chromosomes element 1 homolog isoform X1, with protein sequence MICQGFPCTMARPLGESHKRFLQTMMVNGIIDGAKARALHRHCCETHGAHYAHDKLDEFIEVINAQLQPMFMQIRKGISEEDGLQYHALVNMAETDVTRMSTDYADNELELFRKTMDLIVDSDNGTASSTDILNCADSLQTKKLKKRETEHVLNRLVQDKWLNEKNGDYSLSTRCIMEMEQYIRMLYQDQVKVCHICHNVALQCQMCENPTCGIKIHTPCVARYFKGRTDPRCPACEDFWPHEIPDVYRSPSSQSETQSAAKENTAPTPRSTAQTRRTRRS encoded by the exons GGCTTTCCTTGCACCATGGCTCGACCACTGGGAGAAAGCCATAAAAGGTTCCTGCAAACCATGATGGTCAATGGGATCATTGATGGTGCCAAGGCAAGGGCTCTCCACCGGCATTGCTGTGAGACACACGGTG CACACTATGCTCATGATAAACTTGATGAATTCATTGAGGTTATCAATGCCCAACTACAGCCCATGTTCATGCAGATCAGAAAAGGGATATCTGAGGAGGATGGTCTTCAATACCATGCTTTG GTGAACATGGCTGAAACTGATGTGACCAGGATGTCAACTGATTATGCAGACAACGAGTTGGAATTATTCCGAAAAACA ATGGACCTGATTGTGGACTCTGACAATGGAACCGCCTCTTCCACAGACATTCTTAACTGTGCCGACAGCCTCCAGACAAAGAAGCTAAAGAAAAGAGAAACGGAACATGTACTGAACAGGCTTGTTCAGGATAAGTGGCTGAATGAG AAAAATGGTGACTACTCTCTCTCCACTCGATGTATAATGGAGATGGAGCAATATATTCGGATGTTGTATCAAGACCAGGTCAAGGTCTGCCACATCTGTCACAATGTGGCCTTGCAG TGCCAGATGTGTGAAAATCCTACATGTGGCATCAAAATCCACACCCCTTGTGTCGCCAGATACTTCAAAGGAAGGACTGATCCACGATGCCCTGCCTGTGAGGACTTCTGGCCACATGAGATCCCAG ATGTGTATAGATCTCCGTCCTCTCAGAGCGAGACTCAGTCAGCAGCCAAAGAGAATACGGCCCCCACTCCTCGGTCTACAGCTCAGACCCGGAGGACCAGGAGGTCATAA
- the LOC124015144 gene encoding non-structural maintenance of chromosomes element 1 homolog isoform X2 produces MARPLGESHKRFLQTMMVNGIIDGAKARALHRHCCETHGAHYAHDKLDEFIEVINAQLQPMFMQIRKGISEEDGLQYHALVNMAETDVTRMSTDYADNELELFRKTMDLIVDSDNGTASSTDILNCADSLQTKKLKKRETEHVLNRLVQDKWLNEKNGDYSLSTRCIMEMEQYIRMLYQDQVKVCHICHNVALQCQMCENPTCGIKIHTPCVARYFKGRTDPRCPACEDFWPHEIPDVYRSPSSQSETQSAAKENTAPTPRSTAQTRRTRRS; encoded by the exons ATGGCTCGACCACTGGGAGAAAGCCATAAAAGGTTCCTGCAAACCATGATGGTCAATGGGATCATTGATGGTGCCAAGGCAAGGGCTCTCCACCGGCATTGCTGTGAGACACACGGTG CACACTATGCTCATGATAAACTTGATGAATTCATTGAGGTTATCAATGCCCAACTACAGCCCATGTTCATGCAGATCAGAAAAGGGATATCTGAGGAGGATGGTCTTCAATACCATGCTTTG GTGAACATGGCTGAAACTGATGTGACCAGGATGTCAACTGATTATGCAGACAACGAGTTGGAATTATTCCGAAAAACA ATGGACCTGATTGTGGACTCTGACAATGGAACCGCCTCTTCCACAGACATTCTTAACTGTGCCGACAGCCTCCAGACAAAGAAGCTAAAGAAAAGAGAAACGGAACATGTACTGAACAGGCTTGTTCAGGATAAGTGGCTGAATGAG AAAAATGGTGACTACTCTCTCTCCACTCGATGTATAATGGAGATGGAGCAATATATTCGGATGTTGTATCAAGACCAGGTCAAGGTCTGCCACATCTGTCACAATGTGGCCTTGCAG TGCCAGATGTGTGAAAATCCTACATGTGGCATCAAAATCCACACCCCTTGTGTCGCCAGATACTTCAAAGGAAGGACTGATCCACGATGCCCTGCCTGTGAGGACTTCTGGCCACATGAGATCCCAG ATGTGTATAGATCTCCGTCCTCTCAGAGCGAGACTCAGTCAGCAGCCAAAGAGAATACGGCCCCCACTCCTCGGTCTACAGCTCAGACCCGGAGGACCAGGAGGTCATAA
- the LOC124015143 gene encoding lysine-specific demethylase 8 isoform X1, protein MSTTHESMAELWSAISAALPVTEAEFPLDFSEKVEPSVVDVLKRCRQQLYTSSGRWRQNAQIILDFSWEKLNTGTWRDVDKEWRCLYSYGCLFKVAALCRDDASPATVQEAIRTCDLGLLMGAAIMDNILQTIVKILQNEIGKRHSNEEDPSEGVSAKKMKVDCVSVPVVKQALAVPRIHCPSLESFKKDYLDPQKSVILEGIIDHWPAFKNHPWSIEYLQTVAGCRTVPVEVCSRYTDEEWSQTLLTVNEFIDRYIVVKDTSSLGYLAQHQLFDQVPELKDDIRIPDYCCLGEGDEDDITINAWFGPGGTVSPLHQDPQQNFLAQVVGRKYIRLYSPEETEKLYPHQLQLLHNTSQVEVESPDVVRFPEFVKAPYLECVLQPGEVLFIPVKHWHYVRSLELSFSVSFWWS, encoded by the exons ATGTCAACAACG CACGAGTCTATGGCAGAACTGTGGTCAGCTATCTCTGCTGCTTTGCCTGTGACGGAGGCAGAATTTCCACTTGACTTCAGTGAAAAAGTTGAGCCTTCTGTGGTGGATGTGCTGAAACGTTGCAGGCAGCAGCTGTACACCAGTAGCGGTCGATGGAGGCAAAACGCTCAGATAATCTTGGACTTTTCCTGGGAGAAGCTCAATACAGGAACGTGGCGTGATGTGGACAAGGAGTGGAGGTGTTTGTATTCATATGGCTGCCTGTTCAAAGTAGCTGCCCTATGCCGTGATGATGCCTCACCAGCTACAGTGCAGGAGGCCATACGGACATGTGACTTGGGCCTGCTCATGGGGGCAGCCATCATGGACAATATTTTACAAACCATTGTAAAGATCCTGCAAAATGAAATCGGGAAGAGGCATTCCAATGAGGAGGATCCTAGTGAAGGAGTTAGTGCCAAG AAAATGAAGGTTGACTGTGTGTCAGTGCCTGTGGTCAAGCAGGCTCTGGCAGTACCAAGGATACACTGCCCATCATTGGAGAGCTTCAAGAAAGACTACTTGGATCCCCAAAAGTCAGTCATATTAGAGGGTATCATAGATCACTGGCCAGCCTTCAAAAACCACCCTTGGAG CATAGAATACCTGCAAACTGTTGCTGGTTGTCGGACTGTACCTGTTGAAGTATGCTCAAGATATACCGATGAGGAATGGTCACAGACACTCCTTACGGTCAATGAATTCATCGATCGCTATATTGTTGTGAAA GACACATCAAGTTTGGGATATCTTGCTCAGCACCAGCTATTTGATCAG GTCCCCGAGCTGAAAGACGACATCCGTATCCCTGACTACTGTTGTCTTGGTGAGGGAGATGAAGATGACATCACAATCAATGCTTGGTTTGGGCCAGGAGGTACAGTGTCCCCCCTTCATCAGGATCCTCAACAGAACTTCCTGGCTCAG GTGGTTGGGAGAAAGTACATTCGTCTGTATTCCCCTGAGGAAACTGAGAAACTCTACCCTCACCAATTGCAGCTCCTACACAACACTAGTCAg GTAGAGGTGGAGAGCCCAGATGTGGTGCGATTCCCAGAGTTTGTGAAGGCTCCCTACCTAGAGTGTGTGTTGCAACCTGGGGAGGTCTTGTTCATCCCAGTCAAGCACTGGCATTACGTGCGTTCTTTGGAGCTCAGCTTTTCTGTGAGCTTCTGGTGGTCATGA
- the LOC124015143 gene encoding lysine-specific demethylase 8 isoform X2, with the protein MAELWSAISAALPVTEAEFPLDFSEKVEPSVVDVLKRCRQQLYTSSGRWRQNAQIILDFSWEKLNTGTWRDVDKEWRCLYSYGCLFKVAALCRDDASPATVQEAIRTCDLGLLMGAAIMDNILQTIVKILQNEIGKRHSNEEDPSEGVSAKKMKVDCVSVPVVKQALAVPRIHCPSLESFKKDYLDPQKSVILEGIIDHWPAFKNHPWSIEYLQTVAGCRTVPVEVCSRYTDEEWSQTLLTVNEFIDRYIVVKDTSSLGYLAQHQLFDQVPELKDDIRIPDYCCLGEGDEDDITINAWFGPGGTVSPLHQDPQQNFLAQVVGRKYIRLYSPEETEKLYPHQLQLLHNTSQVEVESPDVVRFPEFVKAPYLECVLQPGEVLFIPVKHWHYVRSLELSFSVSFWWS; encoded by the exons ATGGCAGAACTGTGGTCAGCTATCTCTGCTGCTTTGCCTGTGACGGAGGCAGAATTTCCACTTGACTTCAGTGAAAAAGTTGAGCCTTCTGTGGTGGATGTGCTGAAACGTTGCAGGCAGCAGCTGTACACCAGTAGCGGTCGATGGAGGCAAAACGCTCAGATAATCTTGGACTTTTCCTGGGAGAAGCTCAATACAGGAACGTGGCGTGATGTGGACAAGGAGTGGAGGTGTTTGTATTCATATGGCTGCCTGTTCAAAGTAGCTGCCCTATGCCGTGATGATGCCTCACCAGCTACAGTGCAGGAGGCCATACGGACATGTGACTTGGGCCTGCTCATGGGGGCAGCCATCATGGACAATATTTTACAAACCATTGTAAAGATCCTGCAAAATGAAATCGGGAAGAGGCATTCCAATGAGGAGGATCCTAGTGAAGGAGTTAGTGCCAAG AAAATGAAGGTTGACTGTGTGTCAGTGCCTGTGGTCAAGCAGGCTCTGGCAGTACCAAGGATACACTGCCCATCATTGGAGAGCTTCAAGAAAGACTACTTGGATCCCCAAAAGTCAGTCATATTAGAGGGTATCATAGATCACTGGCCAGCCTTCAAAAACCACCCTTGGAG CATAGAATACCTGCAAACTGTTGCTGGTTGTCGGACTGTACCTGTTGAAGTATGCTCAAGATATACCGATGAGGAATGGTCACAGACACTCCTTACGGTCAATGAATTCATCGATCGCTATATTGTTGTGAAA GACACATCAAGTTTGGGATATCTTGCTCAGCACCAGCTATTTGATCAG GTCCCCGAGCTGAAAGACGACATCCGTATCCCTGACTACTGTTGTCTTGGTGAGGGAGATGAAGATGACATCACAATCAATGCTTGGTTTGGGCCAGGAGGTACAGTGTCCCCCCTTCATCAGGATCCTCAACAGAACTTCCTGGCTCAG GTGGTTGGGAGAAAGTACATTCGTCTGTATTCCCCTGAGGAAACTGAGAAACTCTACCCTCACCAATTGCAGCTCCTACACAACACTAGTCAg GTAGAGGTGGAGAGCCCAGATGTGGTGCGATTCCCAGAGTTTGTGAAGGCTCCCTACCTAGAGTGTGTGTTGCAACCTGGGGAGGTCTTGTTCATCCCAGTCAAGCACTGGCATTACGTGCGTTCTTTGGAGCTCAGCTTTTCTGTGAGCTTCTGGTGGTCATGA